Part of the Leifsonia soli genome is shown below.
ATGGGGGTGATCCTGATCTGGGAGGCGGGCAAAGCCTTCCAGAGTAGACGAAACCGCCGCCCGAGGGAACGGGCGGCGGTTTCTCAGACCTGGACCTGCGTGTCAGCGACGGTAATTGGGCGCCTCCACGACCATCTGCACGTCGTGCGGGTGCGACTCCTTGAGCCCGGCCGCCGTGATGCGCACGAACTTGCCGCGCGACTTGAGCTCCGGGATGGTGCGGGCGCCGACGTAGAACATCGACTGCCGCAGACCCCCGACCAGCTGGTACGCGACCGCGGACAGCGGGCCGCGGAACGGCACCTGACCCTCGATGCCCTCGGCGATCAGCTGCTCGTCGCTCGGCACGTCCGCCTGGAAGTAGCGGTCGCGCGAGTAGGACGTCTTCTTGCCGCGGGTCTGCAGGGCGCCGAGCGACCCCATCCCGCGGTAGTTCTTGAACTGCTTGCCGTTGACGAACACGAGCTCGCCCGGCGACTCCGAGGTCCCGGCCAGCAGCGACCCGAGCATGACGCTGTCCGCTCCGGCGACGAGGGCCTTCGCGATGTCGCCCGAATACTGGAGGCCGCCGTCGGCGATGAGCGGCACGTTCGCCTCGCGTGCGGCGAGCGACGCCTCGTAGACCGCCGTCACCTGCGGGACGCCGACACCGGCGACGACGCGGGTGGTGCAGATGGAGCCGGGGCCGACGCCGACCTTGATGGCGTCGGCGCCTGCGTCGATGAGCGCCTGCGCACCAGAGCGGGTGGCGACGTTGCCGCCGATGACGTCGACGTGCGACGCGCGGGGCTCTGCCTTGAGACGGCGGATGATGTCGAGCACGCCGGCGCTGTCGCCGTTGGCGGTGTCGACGACGATCACGTCGACGCCCGCGTCCACCAGCGTCATCGCGCGCTGCCAGGCGTCTCCGAAGAACCCGATCGCGGCGCCGACGCGCAGCCGGCCCTCGTCGTCCTTCGTGGCGTCCGGGTACTTCTCGCTCTTGTCGAAGTCCTTCACCGTGATGAGGCCGCGGAGCTTGCCGTCCGCATCCACCAGGGGCAGCTTCTCGATCTTGTGCTCGGCGAAGATGGCGACGGCCGAGTCGGGGTCGATGCCGACCGGGGCGGTGATGAGCGGCTGGCGCGTCATGACGTCGCGGACCTTGGTGGTCGACCGCTCGAACGGCGAAACGAACCGCATGTCGCGGTTGGTGATGATGCCGACCAGGGTGCCGTCGGGCTCGACGACCGGGAGACCGCTGACGCGGAACTGGCCGCAGAGCGCGTCGACCTCTTCGACGGTGGCCTCCGGTGTCGTGGTCACCGGGTTGGTGATCATGCCCGACTCGGAGCGCTTCACCTTGTCGACGTGCGACGCCTGGTCCTCGATCGAGAGGTTGCGGTGGATGATGCCGATACCGCCCTGGCGCGCCATGGCGACGGCCATGCGCGACTCGGTGACGGTGTCCATCGCGCTGGAGAGCAGCGGGGTCGCCATCGAGATGCGCTTGGTCAGGCGGGTGGTGGTGTCCGCCTCACTGGGGATGACGTCGGTATGCCCGGGGAGGAGCATGACGTCGTCGTAGGTCAAACCGATGAAACCGAACGGATCCGCCTGATCCATCTCACCCCTTCAAAGATGCATCCCGTGTGAGGACGCGCGACTGTGGATGCTCAATGGTAACGGCAGAATCTGGACGGATATTCCGGCCGGTGCGCGGTCAGTCGACCGGGGCCAGATCGAGCTCGGCCGCGCGCTTGCCCTGCCGTGCGGCGACGATCATGTCGATGCTCAGGATGAGCAGCGCGAGCCACACGATGGCGAACCCGACCCAGCGCTCCGGCGGCATCGCCTCGTGCAGTACGGCGACGCCGACGACGAACTGGATGAACGGCGCGAAGTACTGGATGAAGCCCATGTAGACGAGAGGGAGACGCCGGGAGGCCGCCGCGAAGAACAGCAGCGGGACGGCCGTGATGACGCCGGCCCCGACGAGCAGCACCGTGTGCCAGACGCCCGCCGTCCCGATCGTGAGCGCACCGGTGACGGCGACGACGACGAGCTGGATGATGGCGACCGGGGTCAGCCACATCGTCTCGAGGGTCAGGCCGGAGAGCGCATCCACCCGGTTGCCGACGCGCTTCTTGATCAGCCCGTAGAGGCCGAACGAGAAGGCGAGGATGAGGGCGATCCACGGCATCGAGCCGTAGCCGACGGCCAGGACGATGACGGCGACGACGCTCACGCCGACGGCGACCCACTGGGCGACGCGCAGCTTCTCCCGCTGAACGACGACGCCGAGGAATACGGTGACGATCGGGTTGATGAAGTAGCCGAGCGCCGCCTCGACGACGTGGCCGCTCACCGTCGCCAGCACGTAGGTCTGCCAGTTGACGTAGATGAGGGCTCCGGCGAGGCCCATGGTGAAGAGGACCCGCTTGTCGGTGAGCAGTGCGGTGAACGCCCGCCAGGAGCGCGTCACGGTGATCGCGATCGCGCAGAACCCGAGGGAGAAGATCACCCGCCAGCCGACGATCTCCCAGGCGCTGGCCGGCGCGAGCGCCAGGAAGTAGATCGGGAGGATGCCCCAGAGGACGTACGCGGAGACCGCGTAGACGAGTCCGGACGTGCGGTGGGAGCTGAGGTCGTCGGAGGGTGCCACTCGTCCGACTCTACCGCCGCGGCCGGGAACGACGACGGCCCGGATGCTCAGAGCATCCGGGCCGTCGGTGAAGGGTTCGTCAGCGGACGACGACCGCGAGCACGTCGCGGGCCGACAGGACGAGGTAGTCCTCGCCGCCGAACTTGACCTCGGTGCCGCCGTACTTCGAGTAGATGACCTTGTCGCCGACAGCGACGTCGAGCGGGACGCGGTTGCCGTTGTCGTCGATGCGACCCGGACCCACCGCGACGACCTCGCCCTCCTGCGGCTTCTCCTTGGCGGTGTCGGGGATGACCAGACCGGAAGCAGTGGTCTGCTCAGCCTCGACCTGCTTGATGACGATGCGATCCTCGAGCGGCTTGATGGAGACCGACACGTTGACCCCTTTCCTGTGAAGAACAGTGTCTCTACTAAGACTGATTAGCAAACTCGCAGTGAGAGTGCTAACACGAGTCTAGGGGGTGCGTTAGCAGTCACGCAACGTGAGTGCCAGGCCGGGCGGGCCGGGACGTCCGGGGTAGCGTTGAGCGCATGGAACGTTCCGAGCTGGTCGCCCTGCTGAGCCCGGAAGGGCTGCGCCTGCTCGACTCCCTTCCGCCATACAGCAGCGAGCGGGATGTGCTGGCCATCGTCAGCGATCTCCGCAAGCAGGGGCACTCCCCGGCCCTGGTCGCGGCCGTCCTGACCCAGTCGAAGCTCCGCAGGAAGGCCGTCGCCAAGTTCGGCGACTTCGCGTCGCAGATGCTGTTCACCGAGGCGGGACTGGAGCAGGCGACCCGGCTTCCGGTCGCCGCCCGCCACGCCGGACGGTTCCGTGCCGCCGGTCTCCGCCGCGTCGCCGACCTCGGCTGCGGCATCGGCGGCGATGCGCTCGCCATCGCCGCGCTCGACCTCGACGTCCTGGCGGTCGAGGCGGACGAGGTGACCGCGGCCATCGCCTCGTTCAACCTGGCCCCGTTCCCCAGCGCCCGGGTCGAACACCGACGCGCTGAGGACGTCGACCTGCGCGAGATCGACGGCGTCTTCCTCGACCCGGCCCGCCGCACGGCCGGCCACACCCAGACGGAGCGCCTCACCGATCCCGACGACTACACCCCCTCGCTCGGCTTCGCGTACGAGCTCGCCACCGGCCGGTCCGTCGGGCTGAAGCTCGGTCCGGGGTTCGACCGCGACCTCATCCCCTCGACGGCGGAGGCGCAGTGGGTGTCCGCCGACGGGCAGGTCGTCGAGCTCGGGCTGTGGTTCGGTGCACTCGCCCGCCCCGGCATCCGCCGCGCGGCGCTCGTGCTGCGCGGCGACCAGGCGGACGAGCTGACGGCCGACGCGGACAGCCCCGACGAAGAGGCGGGCCCCCTCGGCGAGTACCTGTACGAGCCGGACGGCGCCGTCATCCGCGCGCGGCTCATCGGCGACCTCGCGCGCAGGCTCGGCGGCCGGATGCTCTCGGAGCAGATCGCGTACATCACGACCGACCGGGCGACCGAGACGCCGTTCGCCGCCGGTTTCCGCGTGCTCGAGTCGCTGCCCTACGCCGAGAAGGACCTCAAGAAGGCGCTCCGTCAGCGCGGCATCGGCACCCTCGAGATCAAGAAGCGCGGAGTGGACGTCGACCCGGCCGCCCTGCGCCGCAGGCTCGGGCTCAACGGCGACCGCCCGGCGACCCTGATCCTCACCAGGGTCGCCGGGCGGCACACGGCGTTGCTCGCCGAACGGCTCTGAGGCCGCCGGCGGGCTGTTTCAGAGGGCGCTGATCAGTACGTGCCCTGGTAGCTCGCGATGCTCGCGAAGATGATCGCGAGGAAGATCCAGTAGATGATCGCGATCAGGATGCTCACGAATCCCAGGATGATACCGGTGAGCCAGAAGCCCTTGGCCTGCGGCTCCTTGTTGCGGCCGATGAAACCGAGCACGACCGCCGCGATGCCGAACAGGAACCCGATGCCCCAGGCGATGTTGAGCAGGATGCCCAGGATGCCGCCGACCAGGGACAGGATGCTCAGGATCGGCGACTTGGCGGCCGGCTGCCCGTAGGGCTGCGCGTAGCCGGGCGCGGGCTGACCGTAGGCCGGCTGGCCGTACGGCTGCTGACCCGGCTGGCCCGGCTGCTGACCGTAGGGCTGCTGGTACGGCTGGCCGTATCCCGGCGCCGGCGGCTGCTGACCGTATCCCGGTGCGGGCGGCTGCTGGCCGTATCCGGGAGCCGGCGGCTGCTGGCCGTAGTCCGGGGCAGGCGGCTGCTGGCCGTAGCCCGGCGCGGGCGGCGGGACGGCGCCGGTGTCGGACGCGGGAGGAGTAGGGGGCGGCGGCGGAACCGATCCGTTCTGCGAGTTCGGGTCCGTCGGTTCGACGGGGGCGTTCGGGTCGGTCATGAGACCCATCTCCTTCGGTGCGGAAGCTGGTGGTCGGCGCCTCGGCGGAAACACATTTCCTGAGAGAACGCTGTATCAGATCTATCGTGGCAGGGCCCCCGGAGGGTGTCAACGCACCACTCAGGCGGTGACCTGGATGTCCGTCACGGGGAGGGTGGAGTCGGCTGAGAAGGTGAGCTCGCTCGGGCGGTGGCCCGCCATGATGAGCTGCGCGCCCAGCGCGGCGATCATGGCGCCGTTGTCCGTGCAGAGCGACAGGGCGGGGATGCGCAGCGCGACACCGGCCTCGGCGGCCCGGGCGACGGCGAGCTGGCGCACGCGGGCGTTGGCCACGACACCGCCGCCGAGCAGCAGTCGCGGCACGTCGTGATCGCGGCAGGCGACGAGCGCCTTCGTGATCAGCACGTCGGCCACCGCCTCGCGGAACGACGCAGCGACGTCGGCGACGGGCACCTCCTCGCCCGCGTCCTGCCGCTGCTCGACCCACCGCGCCACCGCGGTCTTGAGGCCGGAGAAGGAGAAGTCGTAGCGGTGGTTCTCGAGGTCCTTCGGGCGGGTCAGCCCGCGCGGGAAGCGGATCGCCTTCGGGTCGCCGTCGGCGGCGACGCGGTCGATCTGCGGTCCGCCGGGATACGGGAGGCCGAGCACGCGCGCGACCTTGTCGAAGGCCTCCCCCGCCGCGTCGTCGATGGTCTCGCCGAGCAGCCGGACGTCCGAGACGAGGTCGCGGACGAGGAGCAGGGAGGTGTGCCCGCCCGAGACGAGCAGGGCGATGGTCGGCAGCTCCACCGGGTGCCCCGGTCCGCCCTGCGCGTCGAGCAGGTCGGCCCCGACGTGTCCGACGAGGTGGTTGACCGCGTACAGCGGCTTGCCGAGCGACACCGCGAGCGCCTTGGCCGCGCCGACGCCGACCATGAGCGCACCCGAGAGCCCCGGACCGCTCGTCACCGCGATGGCGTCGACATCGGCCAGCTCGATCCCGGCGTCCGCGACGGCCGTCCGCAGCGTCGGCTCGAGGGCCTCCAGGTGCGCGCGGGCGGCGACCTCCGGCACGACTCCGCCGTAGCGGGCGTGCTCCTCCATCGACGACGCGATCGTGTTGGCGAGCAGGGTCGTCCCCCGGACGATCCCGATCCCGGTCTCGTCGCACGACGTCTCGATGCCGAGCACGAGCGGCTCCGTCACGGATGCCGGATCGAGGCGAGTGGATGCTGCACTGGTCATGCGACGGTGGTCTCCGGGCTGGGGACGGCGAGACGCATGACGATCGCATCCACGCCGTCCGGCTGGTAGTACTTCGGGCGCACGCCGATCTCCTCGAAACCGAGGTCGCGGTAGAGGGTCTGGGCGCCCGGGTTGTCGGCGCGCACTTCGAGGAACACCTCGCGGGCGCCGCGTTTCCGCGCCTCCGCGATCAGCGCGAGCATGAGCCGGCGGCCCAGCCCGCGACGGCGGGCGTGCGGAGCGACGGCGATCGTCTGGATGTCGCCCTCCCCTCCCCCGTGCGGGGCGAGGAGGCCGGCGTATCCGTCGATGCGGTCCGGCGACTCCGGCTCGAAGGCGACCAGGTAGTAGCCGTGCTCCCCGGCGACCTCGGAGCGCATGGACCGCTCCGACCAGGCGTCGTTCTCGAAGATGCTGCGCTCCAGCTCCATGATCGCGGGCACGTCGGCGGGCGCGGCGCGACGCAGCTGGTGGACGGCACGGGCCGGATCGGTCACGCCGTCACCCGCTTCGGCCCGGCGGACGGCGTCACATCCGGCGAGCGCAGGTAGAGGGCGACATCGGCGTCCATCGGGAGCCGGTTCGCGTAGCGGAGCTCTGCGATCATCCCGAGCCGGCCGGCGGGGACCACGTCCGCGTCGAATCGCGTGACGTCCGGATGCGGCAGCTCGTCCGGCCGCGCGAGTCCGGGACCGTCGAGGCGGACCGGGAGTCCGAACTCGTCGACGCCGGAGTAGGCCGTCCAGTAGCGCTCGCGGCGGCGGGCGTCCGTGACGACGAGCAAGGGACCCGCGTGGCCGGCCTCATAGCGGTCGTAGGCGACCGCGTCGTGGCTGACGACCGGGACGAGCGGCTTGCCCGCGCCGATCGCGAACGCCTTCGCGGCTGCGATCCCGACCCGGAGTCCGGTGAACGGACCGGGACCCATCCCCGCCACGACGCCCGACAGGGAGCGCACCTCGATGCCGGCGACGGTGAGCGCCTCGTCGATCAGGGTGCCGATCACCTCGGCGTGGCGCATCGTGTCGGTCTCGATGACCTCCGAGAGGACTCCGCCCTCCCGGTCGACGACGGCGACGCTGGTCCCGGCGGACGTGTCGATGGCGAGGAGCATGCTTCCAGCCTAAGCGGGATCGACGGGTGACGGGCCCGCCGCCGATGCCCACCGCGGGCCGAACCCGGTCAGCGTGACGGTGCGCGGTTCGTCGGCGTCGTCGACCTCGGCGTCGGCTGCGTCCCCCTGGCCGGCCGCGCCCTCGGCCGCGCCCGTCGGCCGCTCGATCGCGACCTCGAGCCACGACTCGGCGACGCCGTCGAGCATCCCGGCGCCCCACTCCACCACGACGACGGACCGCGCGAAGTCGATGTCGAGGTCGTCGAGCTCGAGCGCACTCGACAGGCGGTAGGCGTCGACGTGCACGAGCGGTGCGCCGCCGGAGAGGCTGGGATGCGTCCTGGCCAGCACGAAGGTGGGGCTGGTCACCGGGCCGCGCACCTCCAGTCCCTCGCCGATCCCCCGCGTCAGCGTGGTCTTGCCCGCGCCGAGCGGACCGGACAGCACGACGAGATCGCCGGGGCGGAGCGCCGCGGCCAGCTCGCGCCCGAGGTGGTGCATCTCGTCGGCGGTGGCGATCCGCCGGACGGCGGGCACCTGCAGCGCAGCCGTCATCGGGCGCCTCCGGTGTAGCTCCGTCTCAGCCGGCCGCCCAGGCGGGTCACGATCTCGTAGTTGATGGTGTCCGCGGCCTCGGCCCAGTCGTCCGCGCCCGGCACACCGGTCGCGGGGTCGCCGAAGAGGACGACCTCGTCTCCGACCGCCACCTCCAGGTCGCCGACGTCGACCACGAACTGGTCCATCGCCACCCGCCCGCTGATGCGGAACGTGCGGCCGCCGATCGAGACGGGACCGCGATTCGACGCGTGACGCGGGATCCCCTCCGCGTACCCGAGCGGGACGAGCACGAGCGTCGTCTCCTTCTCGGTGCGGTACGTGTAGTCGTACGAGACGCCCTTCCCCGCCGGCACGCGCCGGACGGCGGCCACCCGGCCGCGCAGCGTCATCGCCGGGCGCAGTCCGAGCTCGACGGCCGACGCGCGACCGAACGGCGACAGCCCGTACACGGCGATGCCGAGGCGGACGAGATCGAAGCGGGACTCCGGCAGCGAGAGAGCCGCCGCACTCGCGGCGATGTGCCGCAGCTCGGGCTGGAGCCCGGCGACGGATGCGCGGTCGAGGGCGCGCTCGAACACCGCGATCGCCGCACGGTCGTCGTCCGGTGAGGCGTTGGACAGGTGCGAGAAGATCCCGCGCACGCGGATCAGCCCGGCGACCTCCAGCTCGCGCGCTCGCGCGACCACCGCATCCCACTCGGACTCCGGGATGCCGTTGCGGCTCAGGCCCGTCTCGATCTTGAGCTGCACGACGGCCGGCCGCGCGGGCGATGCCACGGCCGCCGCCGCCTCCAGCTGGGAGCGCGACGAGACGCCCAGGTCGAGGTCGGCGCGCACGGCTTCGGCGAACTCCTCCTCCGGGTCGTGCAGCCAGGCCAGCACCGGAGCGGTGATGCCGGCCTCGCGCAGCGCGAGGCCCTCGGCGATCTCGGCGACGCCGAGCCAGTCGGCCCCGCCCGAGAGTGCCGCGCGCGCGCACTCGACGGCGCCGTGGCCGTATGCGTCCGCCTTGACGACCGCCATCGCGTGCGGCGTCCCGACCAGCTCGCGCAGGCGTGCGACGTTGGCGCTCACCGCATCCAGGTCGACGACGCGCTCGCGGAACGCCGCGGTCACGGCGCGCACTCCGCCACGACGAACGCCGTCGCCACCCCCGCGTCGTGCGTCATCGACACGTGGATGCGGACGATGCCGCGCTCGCGGACCTGCGCCTCGACCACGTTGTGCAGCACGAAACCGGGGTTCCTCTCGGCATCCGGGACGATCTCCATGTCGTGCCAGCGCACGCCCTCGGAGCCGCCGAGCGCCTTGATCAGCGCCTCCTTCGCGGCGAACCGCGCCGCGAGGGAGTGCACGGGCAGCTGGCGCTCGTCCTCCGTGAACAGCCGGTCGCGCAGCTTCGGCGTGCGGGCGATCGACCGCTCGAAGCGGGCCAGATCGACCACGTCGACCCCGATGCCGGCGATCACGGCGTCACTCGACGGTGACGGACTTGGCCAGGTTGCGCGGCTGGTCGACGTCGAGGCCCTTGGCCGCCGACAGCTCCATCGCGAAGATCT
Proteins encoded:
- the guaB gene encoding IMP dehydrogenase, translating into MDQADPFGFIGLTYDDVMLLPGHTDVIPSEADTTTRLTKRISMATPLLSSAMDTVTESRMAVAMARQGGIGIIHRNLSIEDQASHVDKVKRSESGMITNPVTTTPEATVEEVDALCGQFRVSGLPVVEPDGTLVGIITNRDMRFVSPFERSTTKVRDVMTRQPLITAPVGIDPDSAVAIFAEHKIEKLPLVDADGKLRGLITVKDFDKSEKYPDATKDDEGRLRVGAAIGFFGDAWQRAMTLVDAGVDVIVVDTANGDSAGVLDIIRRLKAEPRASHVDVIGGNVATRSGAQALIDAGADAIKVGVGPGSICTTRVVAGVGVPQVTAVYEASLAAREANVPLIADGGLQYSGDIAKALVAGADSVMLGSLLAGTSESPGELVFVNGKQFKNYRGMGSLGALQTRGKKTSYSRDRYFQADVPSDEQLIAEGIEGQVPFRGPLSAVAYQLVGGLRQSMFYVGARTIPELKSRGKFVRITAAGLKESHPHDVQMVVEAPNYRR
- the rarD gene encoding EamA family transporter RarD, with product MAPSDDLSSHRTSGLVYAVSAYVLWGILPIYFLALAPASAWEIVGWRVIFSLGFCAIAITVTRSWRAFTALLTDKRVLFTMGLAGALIYVNWQTYVLATVSGHVVEAALGYFINPIVTVFLGVVVQREKLRVAQWVAVGVSVVAVIVLAVGYGSMPWIALILAFSFGLYGLIKKRVGNRVDALSGLTLETMWLTPVAIIQLVVVAVTGALTIGTAGVWHTVLLVGAGVITAVPLLFFAAASRRLPLVYMGFIQYFAPFIQFVVGVAVLHEAMPPERWVGFAIVWLALLILSIDMIVAARQGKRAAELDLAPVD
- the groES gene encoding co-chaperone GroES produces the protein MSVSIKPLEDRIVIKQVEAEQTTASGLVIPDTAKEKPQEGEVVAVGPGRIDDNGNRVPLDVAVGDKVIYSKYGGTEVKFGGEDYLVLSARDVLAVVVR
- a CDS encoding class I SAM-dependent methyltransferase, which codes for MERSELVALLSPEGLRLLDSLPPYSSERDVLAIVSDLRKQGHSPALVAAVLTQSKLRRKAVAKFGDFASQMLFTEAGLEQATRLPVAARHAGRFRAAGLRRVADLGCGIGGDALAIAALDLDVLAVEADEVTAAIASFNLAPFPSARVEHRRAEDVDLREIDGVFLDPARRTAGHTQTERLTDPDDYTPSLGFAYELATGRSVGLKLGPGFDRDLIPSTAEAQWVSADGQVVELGLWFGALARPGIRRAALVLRGDQADELTADADSPDEEAGPLGEYLYEPDGAVIRARLIGDLARRLGGRMLSEQIAYITTDRATETPFAAGFRVLESLPYAEKDLKKALRQRGIGTLEIKKRGVDVDPAALRRRLGLNGDRPATLILTRVAGRHTALLAERL
- a CDS encoding DUF4190 domain-containing protein; this translates as MTDPNAPVEPTDPNSQNGSVPPPPPTPPASDTGAVPPPAPGYGQQPPAPDYGQQPPAPGYGQQPPAPGYGQQPPAPGYGQPYQQPYGQQPGQPGQQPYGQPAYGQPAPGYAQPYGQPAAKSPILSILSLVGGILGILLNIAWGIGFLFGIAAVVLGFIGRNKEPQAKGFWLTGIILGFVSILIAIIYWIFLAIIFASIASYQGTY
- the tsaD gene encoding tRNA (adenosine(37)-N6)-threonylcarbamoyltransferase complex transferase subunit TsaD — its product is MTSAASTRLDPASVTEPLVLGIETSCDETGIGIVRGTTLLANTIASSMEEHARYGGVVPEVAARAHLEALEPTLRTAVADAGIELADVDAIAVTSGPGLSGALMVGVGAAKALAVSLGKPLYAVNHLVGHVGADLLDAQGGPGHPVELPTIALLVSGGHTSLLLVRDLVSDVRLLGETIDDAAGEAFDKVARVLGLPYPGGPQIDRVAADGDPKAIRFPRGLTRPKDLENHRYDFSFSGLKTAVARWVEQRQDAGEEVPVADVAASFREAVADVLITKALVACRDHDVPRLLLGGGVVANARVRQLAVARAAEAGVALRIPALSLCTDNGAMIAALGAQLIMAGHRPSELTFSADSTLPVTDIQVTA
- the rimI gene encoding ribosomal protein S18-alanine N-acetyltransferase; this encodes MTDPARAVHQLRRAAPADVPAIMELERSIFENDAWSERSMRSEVAGEHGYYLVAFEPESPDRIDGYAGLLAPHGGGEGDIQTIAVAPHARRRGLGRRLMLALIAEARKRGAREVFLEVRADNPGAQTLYRDLGFEEIGVRPKYYQPDGVDAIVMRLAVPSPETTVA
- the tsaB gene encoding tRNA (adenosine(37)-N6)-threonylcarbamoyltransferase complex dimerization subunit type 1 TsaB — encoded protein: MLLAIDTSAGTSVAVVDREGGVLSEVIETDTMRHAEVIGTLIDEALTVAGIEVRSLSGVVAGMGPGPFTGLRVGIAAAKAFAIGAGKPLVPVVSHDAVAYDRYEAGHAGPLLVVTDARRRERYWTAYSGVDEFGLPVRLDGPGLARPDELPHPDVTRFDADVVPAGRLGMIAELRYANRLPMDADVALYLRSPDVTPSAGPKRVTA
- the tsaE gene encoding tRNA (adenosine(37)-N6)-threonylcarbamoyltransferase complex ATPase subunit type 1 TsaE, which produces MTAALQVPAVRRIATADEMHHLGRELAAALRPGDLVVLSGPLGAGKTTLTRGIGEGLEVRGPVTSPTFVLARTHPSLSGGAPLVHVDAYRLSSALELDDLDIDFARSVVVVEWGAGMLDGVAESWLEVAIERPTGAAEGAAGQGDAADAEVDDADEPRTVTLTGFGPRWASAAGPSPVDPA
- the alr gene encoding alanine racemase, translated to MRAVTAAFRERVVDLDAVSANVARLRELVGTPHAMAVVKADAYGHGAVECARAALSGGADWLGVAEIAEGLALREAGITAPVLAWLHDPEEEFAEAVRADLDLGVSSRSQLEAAAAVASPARPAVVQLKIETGLSRNGIPESEWDAVVARARELEVAGLIRVRGIFSHLSNASPDDDRAAIAVFERALDRASVAGLQPELRHIAASAAALSLPESRFDLVRLGIAVYGLSPFGRASAVELGLRPAMTLRGRVAAVRRVPAGKGVSYDYTYRTEKETTLVLVPLGYAEGIPRHASNRGPVSIGGRTFRISGRVAMDQFVVDVGDLEVAVGDEVVLFGDPATGVPGADDWAEAADTINYEIVTRLGGRLRRSYTGGAR
- a CDS encoding holo-ACP synthase, with the translated sequence MIAGIGVDVVDLARFERSIARTPKLRDRLFTEDERQLPVHSLAARFAAKEALIKALGGSEGVRWHDMEIVPDAERNPGFVLHNVVEAQVRERGIVRIHVSMTHDAGVATAFVVAECAP